GTGGGCTTCCTGCGTCGACGACAAGCTGCAAGGCGGGCATGGATTCGGCGACATGAGCGGACATACTTCAACGTCCCGTCCTGGGCATGGTGAACTCCATGCGAAAGCACTGCATCAACCTCAGCCTATGCTGACAATGTATATGTCCTTGGACGTCGCTTCCTCGTTGGAGGCATTGTCGAGGAGCTCCTTCACCTCTCTCGTCATTTTGAGTCTCAGTTTCTCCAGGTGAAAACCTAAGCTCGATGTTGTTTCTAACATATGAGTAGGTCGCGCTTCAAAGGGATGGTCAGAAAATGGCATGCACCATACTTTGTCTAGTGTAGGCGACTTGTCGTATCCCCCGCCCCTACCCCCACACACAACACCTTAGGTAACTTTCATGTGTAAGTATGTTACTCAAGATGGGACACGGATTTGGTGCATATGGGTACCAGTGTTCCCTCCACTTTCAGCtgtttaaaaaattcaaaacctcacatttttatgttttaaaaaaTTATGGTGTTAAATATGTACATAGATATGTTCATGAGAAGTGTATGCAAAAAAGTTCCAGTAAAAAATACTTTaaattttggaaaatacaaaaaacaAATTTCTAACAAAAGGATACACTAttgtaatactccctctgttccattctatagtgcctatagttttttggtacggaaattagcgcaagagtatttttacaCAAGATCCCCTAgccgaacgatttgagatcaacgtaaaatttgggaaatccatatcttcctaacttaccataacaaatcccacaaatctaTTTTGTTGattctccatatatgtgcagccaaGTTCAATTAAGGAAAGTAAAACATTGCTGCCTAATTTTAAGAAATCGTTGGACCATGCATTAGaaatctcaattaattgtttcTAATTTTGTATGGATTTTTTCTCATGCATGTTGTGTGGGAGCTGAAcgggggagggggtaattgaaaaagtcaagttacaaccttatattctgaaacaaatgccaaaaatctatagacattatagaaaggaacggagggagtaccattTTACTACCATTTATTGTCCAAAATTTGTATTTTTTATATTAttcaaaatacaaagtatttttaaTGGAAATTTTTCCATACACCCTGCCTGTGtatatctatctatatatttaacGTCATAACTTTTTGAGACTTAGAAACTTgaaattttaaaattttcaaaaatctgaAAGTGAGGAGAGCATTGGTACACATGTGTCAAAGACACTTTCTGCTCAAGATGTCCCTATTCTTTGTTGCTTGCACTACATCAGACAATGATATCATGACTGGTTTCTCGCAAGCATCCTACATTGCATGTTACATTGTTGATTTCATTCTCATCAACTTGCTTCTTATTGTGTGTCTGATCCCGTGAGATCGGGATGGTATTCTCATAAGAAGGAAAAACAACCAAAATATGACTAGCGCGGTATCGAGTGAAAGAATGAGAAAAGAAAACTATCAAGCCAAAGAAGAAGGTGCTGCTTactaaagataatttagctaaaAGATGATGAaatgggtgtacaaaatgtgttttttGCGGAGAGCAGGAGACTATTGAACACTTGTTTATCACTTGTCCTTTAGCTAAAATACTTTGGCGCACGGTTAATTTTACTTttgatcttccacctccaaccaatattatgaatatgtttggtaattggttaaatagAGTTGATAGACATTCTAAGGCTTTTATCCATATTGgggtttctgcctcatgttggtcAATATGGAGGGCGAGGAgtgatattatttttaacaaaaaactttcttttcatttcttgcaggttatccatatggtgtcacaTTGGGTTCAGCTGTGGGCTCTTCTGTCACCGAAGGGACAACGGGATGCTATGgctactggatgcacacggctccagatggtcgctcaggatatcttgtgccaggctggttggcggcACAATAGACGACTACAATGATGTGTAGTCCAGTTTCACTTTGTTTctttcgctggttgatttttgtatcaactCTGAGCGATGCCTGAGATGTTATAAACTTTGTACTCGTAAATGTTTTTAATAAAAGGTCGTGTGCATCattatgatgcagaagccggggtttcattccccattttgaaaaaaaaaaatcgGTAAACAAAGAAGTCCATTATTAAGACTTAGACTTTGGACGCCTTTAGATATGATCGTGTTCCATCATTGCTACCATGCTGCGACTCCTGTACTGGACGCCGTCAACTCGGGCTTAACCAGAGATCGGCAGACTGAGACCAATCAATTCTGTCACTGAAGAAAAAATAAAAGTAGCCAACCATCGTGAAATTAGTACTCAATGTACGGAGCACAAAGTTTGACTTTGTTGAGTGTCCACTGGCTGGTTTATCGCCGCTGACTTGTTTAACTCCGCGTTGCAAACATGAGGCCGACGACCGGAACAGAAGAGCTGTGCTGTGCGCTAGCATACGTGAACTGGTTAACCAATCAATTTTATATGTTCAAAAAATCTGAAGAGCAGGAGGAGTCCTTTTCGTCTCTAGGCATGGCGTGGCTTCACGCTGTGTGCCCATCCAGATTGCGGGATACGGTCGGGAAGTAGCGCACGTGCAGGCTGTTTAACATTGCGGCTGCCTTCCCGAACGGAATGGGTCCAACTCTTCTGGAACGCCGAGCTATACAACCCATGACGGGATCAGCATCGGGCGCCCTGCTTGTGGCGCCAGTAGTAGGGACGTAAACGGATCCGATTGATCGTCTATTACCATATTCTTTAGTCTTTACCATATTTTTGTGATAGATTCGAAttgatgcagatatcaaactacggATATGGAGTGAATTCGGACTGGACTCGAATTGGAAGCGGATTATTAAGCAAATATAAACATAAAAAATAGAAGTATGCTTTTTTATGAAAAATATGTTTGTAATTAAATGCTATAGCTAAATATACACACTTGTTCGTACAACAAAGAAAATTGCGTGCTAATAGCATACATATTTTAGCCGATGAACTAACTATATTATCTAAATATTAAGGGTTTGGCTATTTTTCTCAGATTATCCTCACTGAGGATCTTGAATAATCCGCCATTTGCGGATAATCCGTATCCGCGGATAGTATTAATACCATATCCTCTACCTTATCCACCGGATATACGCTTGACCAATATCCGCATCCGCATCCATATCCGATGGATTTCTAAAAATGCAAACCATATCCTCAAAAATAGATAGGATGCGGATTCGGAGCGGAAATTATCCGTACCATTTACGCCCCTAGCCAGTAGCCACATGCTTCATTTTTCGAATTAAAGGGCTCTCTCCCCCGATTTCTTAAAATAAAACCATGGAAAGACCATCCAATTATTACAACCACCTCTCCTCCCTCTTAGACTCTCGATGAGAGAAGTTAATGACATGAAACTACCATTTTACCATTAAAATTTACCAAAGATCACCACTCTACGTTCGTGGAACAAAAAACTACCAAATTTATCAAAGGCCGCCACTTTACGCCGCGCTCCTGATCCGGTCACCCGcgggcaccaccaccaccgtagaatGACAACGTCGTGCTCCTACTCCACTCACGCATGGACGCCGCCAAGTGTAACGGCATGCTCGTGCCCACCGCACTCATGCGCGCATGCACTGGCGTAGCTATGTACAACTCAGGGGAGGGGGGGGCACCGCCCCCCAGCTTGTAGAAAATTAGTGATGGAATTTTTTTACATGTCTTGTAGTAGATTTATTTTTAGCATTTTGCCCTTCATATCATAAGTTTTGTGGTTTGCCCCCAAATATTTTAGCAAGCTCCGCCACTGCGTGCATGATCGTGCCCCGCCCATTGTCGCATGCCAGCCCATGCGCATGGTCGTGCCCGCTCGTCCGTCATCGCATGCCTGTCCATGCCCGCTGTGCAGCCACACGCCTGGCCATGCCCACCGTGACACCACACGCCTAGCCGTGCCCGCTGTGCCGCCACGTGCGTACTGCTGAACCTGAAAATTCTCGGGGTAGACAGAACAAAGAGAGACGAGCGGCGGGTGACGTACCTCGCTGGAGTGCGGAGTCGATGGGGTTCTGGTGGTTTTCGGCATGGTCGAGACAGGGAAGAGAAcatcttttattcttttattttccgGCGTGGGCTGACAAGTGGGCCATTAGTCCACATCAGCAAGTTCATTATGTTATTTCCACGTCATCACCTACAGCGATCCCCACGGGTCAGAAATGGTATCAATTCTTAATCAATTCACATTTaatgtgttttttttttgccaaaaacCTAATAAAATATGGTGAATTTTTGTTCCAAAAACGTAAAATGGTGATCTTTAGTAAATTTCAACTATAAAATAGTGGTTTTATGCTATTATATCTCCGCTGAGAGAGACAACACCTAAACTTGTCCGAACATTAACATCATCTGAAGCTAAGGACCCCAAACTACAGCCCTTAAAAGGCATTATACACAAACCAAAACCTAAAACCAAGTAAGAAGCCAGCAAACTGAAATTTACAGACAAACTACCAAGTAACTATTACAAGGACCAAGATCTTTATTTCCTCCACAGACTGTTTTCTGCAACTATCTTCACACCCTCTTGCTGCTTGTGAACGATGCCCAGCCAGCCGCTGCGCTGCGCCGCATTGCAATGTTCCTGGCGCAAGCTTGCTTTCCGCAACATAGACCAAGACTCTATGCAGTGAGAAATGATGTACACGGCTACATTTGGATTACGTACGTGGGCAGACATGATCAAACATAGCTGCATTTCTGGCGTTTCAAAAGTCGACCAAATAACTGCAGTAACACCCACAACAACAATACTTTTAAATTTACCTGGAACAGCCATAACCCAGTCACTCAAATTCTGGAAATGCGCAGGGACATATACCATGCATGTATGTCGCACATTTAACTGCACTTCAAATATACTTGGCTAATTTTCACTCGAAGAAAATGTGATCCAAAGTCTCCAACtcaatctattaataatcatcaatagtagtacaacaaaatttaaaattaataaaaaatACATGTATGTTTTGGatcacctagcgacgactacagacactAACGCGAGCCAAAGGCGCGCCACCATCTTGCCTCTTCATCACCGGAGCCGATCAAAGCTTATCGTAGTAGAGTTTACTGAAGTAGACAAACGGAAAGTTGTCTTGCTAACACTCTAAAGGACCGGCAGAGCAGCGATCGTCGCCAAAGATGATAACCGTAGATCGGAAGAAATTAACTTAAAATCCCACCAACAGATACGGAAACCGGCCGGATCCAGAAGATCCACACACGACTCCACGCGTCTTCCGCCGATGCAAGACGCACCACATCCATTAACTAGGAGAACAAAAACATGACTAGGCTCGTGTTTACTACTTCCTTCGGGGCTAAATACTTGTTGCAAAATTAGGTAAATTGCATGTTGAAATATGTTTAGGTAAATTGGACTTGTGAGAAGTATTTAAAGCCGGAGGGCTAAAATGTGTTTAGATAAATTGGCAAACTTGCTAAAGTAACATTTTCAGAAATTTCGGTATGTTAAAACAGATTTTTAAACTTACAGAGGTCCGTCCATTCCCCTTTACATGATCAGCTGCGACTGGAACAGTCAAAATCCTGTGGAAGCAATTTCGAATTGCACGTGCGCTTGGCCAAGCTGACCATTGCGTGTGGCCTACTTGTCAGGCAGACAAAGTAGCTTTGCCGGAGAATGACCAGTGGGTCCCGTGTTTGATGGGTGGTAGGGTAGTTAGGCTGCCGTACGCGTAAGAAAACGCGGCAGCGAATCGCAACTGAAGCAAACCAGAATCGGCGTCGGCGTCCCCTTTTAAATCGCAGCTCGTACTTACTTGCTCCAACAAGAACGAAAAAGGGGGGAAGCCGTCTCCCTCATCAATCCGCGTCCCCTTTCCGTTTCTTCCATTCCACCTCACCTTCCCTCTCCCCGGAAATAAATAAACGCGCCCCCACCGGAAAGCAAAAGCCTCCGCCCTCGCGCCCCCGCCGAATTCACACCCGACCTCCTGCCGCAGGTATGCTCCCGTGCTGCTCCCTGATTTCCTTACCTTGCTTTGGGGATTTCTCTGTGCGATACTAGGAGAGGAGAGCTCGAATCGAATCGGGTTCATGGTCTACGGCCGCGGAATGGATCTTTTTTCTTGTTGTTGGAGGAAATTACGGGGGGCGGGATCGATTAGCGCGGGCTGCCGGGGTTGGGGAGTTGCTAGGGATCTTGCCAATCCGTCCAGCACAACGGCTAGAGGTAGATTGATTCTGGAGATTCTGGAGGTAGCTTGTTCAGTTGTTCCACGAGCAAACTCATGCTCCCAGGTGACAATATATAGTCTATGCAGTTTCTCGCTCAGATTTTCGGTGGTTGGGAGTCGGCCACAATCAATGCCCAAATGCAGAGTCAACGATTTGTTTTCGGTGTGATTGAACAGCCTGATTGTGTTAGTTGCAATTAGAAACCCTCAAGATTCTGGGCGAGAGTATCCATAGGTAGGCAGGACCCATTTTGTCATCTGATTAGGCTAATTGTAGCCCCCTTCTAGTCGACAGTAGAAATTCTCTTGGATTCTAGAAACGAATGCAGAATTGCAGATGGCTTCAGGACTTGGAACTTGGAAGAGCTAGCAGTGAAGTTAGTTCCAGTTCTTCAGATGGAGAGACTCTCTCCCGATAATGGCCATGGCCATGAGAATAGCGACCCAATTCGCTGCCGTGTAATCAGGACTTTGCTTGCTTCAATCTCAACATGATCCATGCCCCTATTACTTACACATCATTACATATCAAATATCTTGCACACATTATGCAGATCTATAAAGTGCACAATTCAGTGGAAGTGGACAAGTACTTACACCTTACATCATACATAGGATCCTAGATATATGACCTATTGATATGTGGCTTTTCCTTCAACTGAGAACGGGGTTGTAAACAAGGATACGTTACATCAAATGATTGTCCAATTCATTATTCGTCATTCtcaataaacaaagataattttagcAAATGCACTGTTTACAGTAAACTAATAATTAGAGGCTCTGGTTTACGAAATAAAGTCTTGCTTTATGATTTTATATTCTTGTAGATTGTATATATTTCCTGTAATTCTGTATTTGCTACGTAAGTGCTCATAAATTGCATTTACCGTTTTCCAACCCTGCATATGTTTCATTTTTTGTTGTCTATGACATCTGAATTTCTATGTTCTACCAGCACATTTCGTGAACATTATTGTAAAATACTATTTTCCTCATTTTCTTTTTCCTGTAGGTTGCAGATGACGCATAGGTTTCCAAATGAAGGTGCCTCATCCAGCTCCACCTCTGCGAGCAGCCAGAGAAGTGAGACCGATGATGACAAAATGATTGCGATGCTTCTTGAAGAAGAATATGCCAATCTTGATGGTGCTATGGCCAAGCGTCTTACAAATTTAACATCTATTCCTGTAAGCTGTTGCATGCATGTTCTGTTCTGTTCTATTTATTTCTGTTTTCCGTTCCTTTCCTAGTAAGTACCGTTGATTTGTTTGTTTTGCACCCTTATGTTTTTCTCTACTCTATGGTATGATATTGGTTAAAAAGATGAATTTCTATCTGACACTCCTTTCCTTTGGCACATTTGCAGCATGTTCCCCGGATCAACACGTACTTCCCGACGTATAGTGATGCCACTATGGATCATCACCGCCTTCACGATAGGTAACTTTTAATAAAAAAATTATATATGATTTAATCTAGTACAGTTTTTACTTCTGCCTCTTGCAAAGCTAGGCTTCATTTTTAGCATAGAAAGTACTGCCATATATCGTCTTCAGTGGAAGAGGACCAGAGGTATTAATGTTTCATGCATGTCGGATGGCTACATGCTTTCTTATCAGTGTTTTGGTAAACATTTTGACACATATTAAGATTCTAGAGTTGGTAGCTATACAAGTCCATATAAATTTGTTCTTGCATTAGTCCATAGAAGTTGACCCAAAAGCTAGAAGCATGATTTTTTGCTCTGAGCCTGACATTTGGGACTGTATGAAAGACATCCGGAGGACATAGGGAAAACTTTGGCACAGCGTTCGGATTGTGCATCTAAATCATatcttgcttttattttttacGTTTCAAATAAATGGTATATTTACGTACTGAAACAGTTTTAGCATGTACTCTGGTGCACACACCAGAATCTGCTTAAGCTGACCTGGAATCACTTACCCACCTGTTTCACTGAATAATATCGTTCTTCATGTATTTCTTAATTCAAGAGTTTTTTTATTAGGTTAAATGCATATGGCTTGCTTGAAGTGAGGGTATCAGGCGATGGCAATTGTCAGGTTCGTGTTTTTTTTCTGAAGCAGAATTCTATTAACTCAATGAAATTACATTACCTCTTAAAGTTCTTGCCCATATGTTCATCTGATGATGCATCTATTTATTGTTTTGTAGTTCCGTGCACTCTCAGACCAGCTATATCGATCACCCGAGCATCACAAGCATGTTCGTAAAGAAATAGTGAAGCAGGTATATTGGTCACCTGGGCATATCAGAAATACCATTGTTCAGTATATGTTACTTGCTCGTATGGCTACACTGGCACTTCTTCCTTCTATGCCTCAACACATGCATTTTCACCTTTTCCATGAATACCCCTTTGTCTGATTTACTACTTTTTCTTCTTCATGTGAGCTGTAGATAAGCGGATTTTCATCGCTAGGCTATAGACTAGTTAATTCTGTTTACAGAGACTTGAATGCTCCCTTTTTTTATTTCTTCTACAGCTCAAGGCATGTAACTCCTTGTATGAAGGCCATGTCCCAATGAAATATAAACACTACTGCAAGAAGATGAAAAAGTACGCACTTACGTGGGCCTGATTTTGCTGCGGAGTACTTTGATGGAAACAGTTCATTCTTGTGATTCTGTACTTAGTTATTACTGTCACTGAAATCTCATATTTTCCAGATCCGGTGAGTGGGGAGACCATGTCACACTACAAGCAGCTGCTGATAAGGTTAATTCTATTTCACACCCAATGTTTCCGTCATGTCCCTGCTGGACTGAAACTTTACCCATTTCCCTTTAGTGCTGCAAGATTTTCTTCCTGTTTTATTCGATCAGTTTTCCAATTTGTTTTTCATTGTAGACTAACATATTCTGTCAATGTCAGAACTACTTAATATAATTTTAGTTATACCATAATCTTAATGGTCTCTTAATCTCTCGTGTTATTACTTTCTTTGTGCATTACATGTCATATTTATACTTGTGTGGCACTAGAAGTTCTATACATTagttgaatatatatatatactaccATAGTTTTGTACCCTTATATGGAACTAGATGTTCACATCTTGACAAGATGAGCCCCTTGAGAAACAAGACACCTAATGTTTCTCTTTGCTTCTGCAGTTTGCTGCGAAAATATGTCTTCTAACATCATTCAGAGATACCTGCTTTGTTGAAATTGTTCCACAATATCAGGCTCCGCAGAGAGGTAAAGTTTTGGCCTGTGTCaaggaacaacaaatattttgctTAAAAAAACACTAGTCGTAAATGGTACTATTTTTCGTTATATACTTGCACTTGCTGCTTCAGCATATTATTTCCCTCACTAGATGTGTTGCACGCATTTTGCAAATAAATAAATATCTGTTGTGCGGACGCTTATACATATATTATCTTTCATTACTGCATAAATATAGATTAAAGCAAACAAATAAATAACTGGTTGTGATGTCTCATGTTGACGCTGCATATTTTTTCAGAGCTCTGGCTAAGTTTCTGGTCCGAAATTCACTACAACTCACTGTATGATGCTCGAGGTGAGAACCCCAATGCCCTTAGCTTCTTTAACCATATATTTTATTAAGAGGAAATTACTTGTTGCGTTGCAGTCCCAAGCCAATACAAGCCTAAAAGGAAGCACTGGTTTTTTTAGATCCACTTACTGCTTCAGGCTTTGGATTTTGTTGCATGGCCTTCTCGAAGCGACATCCTCATGTAGAGCGGACACCCCCTCTGTGTCCTTCTCCACTGAAGGTGTGAATCGTGGGTCTGTTGGATGGCACTCGTTGGGGCGGTACAATACAGCATCAGATATAGCTCAATACTGAATTTGAGGTTGCTTGTAAATAGATGCCTACACTGACATACAGATTGACTGTACAAATGTTTGTTCATTGTTACATTTGTATACGGTGCTACTCCATGTAATTTCATTCACTTCATTTATGGGAACAATTCGTTTTAGGTTAATTTTTTTAGACTGGATGTCCATCGTAAGTACTTAGTGCCTGAATTACATATGCATATACGGGACAGCAGTTGCTAACTCTGCTTCATAAGTTTGTATTGGTGATGcgctatttttttttttgcttccgtGGCgtttctacactacttaaaaaggaggaatgtgttccttattctgcccacAACCAGTACGTCAAAGAGTTTCGTCGCTCGCCCCGCACGCGCACATAACTGGGCCAAAAGCCCAACTAACTCTCACCGCCGAGAACCTATCTCGCTCcctctcttttttttctctctcacAAACCATGGCGGCAGCAGAGGGCTTCACCGGCCGGCGCCCTATCTCGATCCCCATCCCCATCTCCGCCCCGCACCCCTGATCCTTGACACCACCGCCGCCCCCTCTGGATCCCTGTCTCCACCGGCGCCCTCTGCATCCCTGACTCCACCGGTGCCGTCTTGATCCCCAACACCACTGCCTTCCCTTTGATCTCCGTCTCCATCGTCACCCCCTTGATCCCCAACACCATCACCACCCCCTGCCCGACGCACCGAACACAGACCCTATTGGAAGGCTGGAATCAAGTTTGTCTGCCTGGGTTCATCGGAGCCCATCGTTGTAGTGACTAGGTCGTCATTATCTGCACCCGATGGGAGGTGGGTGACAAGGAAGGCGCCGCAGCCTCCACGGAGTCGCCAGCGCGTGTGTTTCTGCGGCCTTGGAGGCATCCCCTTTTGAGAATGACGGTGCAGCTTTGGAGATGTTTGGCGAAGCCGTTCCCAACCTGGATCTGGTCTCCGGCCATGCCAACATTTATTTGATTCTTTCGTCTAGGCATTCAAGGTAATTAAACCTGTAAAGTGGATTATCAACAAGCCATTGAGAGCTGGTGAGACTGTCTATGACTACTGACTACCTTATTTGTTAAGCATCTGTCAACTATCCTAGGATACCTACTGAATGTTTTTTCTGCAATAAGTACGGAACAATAAGAGTGTTTTTTCCATTGAAGAGTTTTTATTCTACTAACGACTCACATTATCCTGCTAAACTTGAGAGCTTCCTTGCGTATCCAGACTGGTTGActgtgaaagtatagagatggtaaacctagagggggggggggggggtgaataggtttctacaaattttaat
This region of Lolium perenne isolate Kyuss_39 chromosome 2, Kyuss_2.0, whole genome shotgun sequence genomic DNA includes:
- the LOC127334393 gene encoding OVARIAN TUMOR DOMAIN-containing deubiquitinating enzyme 12, whose amino-acid sequence is MTHRFPNEGASSSSTSASSQRSETDDDKMIAMLLEEEYANLDGAMAKRLTNLTSIPHVPRINTYFPTYSDATMDHHRLHDRLNAYGLLEVRVSGDGNCQFRALSDQLYRSPEHHKHVRKEIVKQLKACNSLYEGHVPMKYKHYCKKMKKSGEWGDHVTLQAAADKFAAKICLLTSFRDTCFVEIVPQYQAPQRELWLSFWSEIHYNSLYDARVPSQYKPKRKHWFF